GAGCAGCAGGTGGTTTTTGTCCAGATCAAGCTCGACGAAGCCCCGGCCGATACCGCGGACGCCTACCTCCGCCTCCACCTGCTCTCGCACCGCCTGGTCCAGCCGAACACCATCAACCTGGACGGCATCTTCGGCAAGCTCCCCAACGTCGTGTGGACGAACTTCGGCCCGGCCTCAGTTGACGGCTTCGAACTGACCCGGGCAAAGCTGCGCAGGCGCGGCGCCGTGACGGTGTACGGCGTGGACAAGTTCCCGCGCATGGTGGACTACGTGGTACCCGCCGGTGTCCGGATTGCCGACGCAGACCGCGTGCGCCTTGGCGCCCACCTGGCCGAAGGCACCACCGTGATGCACGAAGGGTTCGTCAACTTCAACGCCGGCACCCTGGGCACTTCCATGGTGGAAGGCCGCATCTCCGCCGGAGTCGTGACAGGCGACGGCACGGACGTTGGCGGCGGTGCCTCGATCATGGGCACGCTGTCCGGTGGCGGCAAGGAGAAGATCTCCCTTGGTGAGCGCGTGCTGCTTGGCGCCAACTCCGGCGTCGGGATCAGCATCGGCGACGACTCGGTTGTTGAGGCAGGCCTCTACGTCACCGCCGGGACCCGCGTCCGCGTGATCGGGCCGAAGGACGCCGACGGCGAAGACACCACCCGGGTGGTGAAGGCCGTGGAGCTTTCCGGCGTACCCAACCTGCTGTTCCGCCGCAACTCCACCAGCGGTGCCGTCGAGGTGCTCCCCCGCAAGGGCCAGACCGTGGAACTCAACGAGGCACTCCACGCAAACTGATTCCGCCCGCCCGCAGATGTTCAACCGGCCCGTCCAGGGCCTGAGGGAGTAACTTCTTGTCACGGAGACGTGGCCTGCGCCGCCTGCTTGTGCTGGGCTTGGCCCTGGCCCTGATCGGCGGCGGCGTCTACACCGCGGTGGCTTTCATCCAGCGCTCGGAAACACTTGTGGCCGAGAAGTGCACCGCAACTGTGGGATCCCTGAAAGCCGAGCTGGCTACCGACCAGGCGGCAAACGCCGCGCTGATCTCTGCCGTAGCGGTTCGCCGGGGGCTGCCGCCGCGGGCGGCGAGCGTTGCCCTCGCCACCGCGATGCAGGAATCGAAGCTCAGGAACATCGGGCACGGTGACCAGGCGGGCCCGGATTCCCGGGGGCTGTTCCAGCAGCGGCCCTCGCAGGGCTGGGGCACCGCGGAGCAGGTGATGGACCCCTACCATTCGACCGGGGCGTTCTACGACGCCCTGGTCAAGATCCCCGGGTACGAGTCGTTGGAAATAACGGCCGCCGCGCAGCGGGTCCAGCGGTCCGCCTACCCGCAAGCCTATGCCGAGCACGAGGACATGGGCCGGGCCTTCGCCTCAGCCCTGACCGGACAGGCCGCCGAAGCCCTGGACTGCACCCTCAAGTCTCCCGAAGGCCCCGGCGACGCGCAGGCCGTCCTCACCGAGCTGACGGCCGCCTTCGGCGACGTCCCGGCATCAGCGGACGGAAGCACCATCGTCCTCGAAGCCAGCGGCAGCCAGGCCTGGGCCGTCGGCCAATGGGCGGTGGCGAACGCGAAGTCGTTGGCCGTGACAGACGTGGCTGTGGACGGCCATAGCTGGCACCGGACGGCCAGGAACGGCTGGCAGGCCTCGGACGTGCAGCCGGGCCAGGTCACGGTCACAGTAGCCACGGGCTCGCCCTGATCCTTTCTCAGACGAGCAGCTCCACCACAGGCTGCACGTAACTTCGGAACACCTCGGGCTGGGTCAGGAGTTCATTGCTCATGATGATCTTGTCCGGTTCCAGGTACCACGCCCGTGGTTCAGTCAGCGGGAGTTCGATGATGGTCAGCGTGAAGTCCCGCGAGCCGCGGCCCACTTCCAGCAGCCTGTCCTCCACCATGTCGCCCAGAAGCTGCGGTGCCCCGCTGGCCTCCCGTTCCGCTTCCAGTGCTGCGTACTCGGCCCGGCGCTCCCGTGCCCAGGTCAACGCTGAACCAAAGTGCGCCTGAAGCACCCGACGCAGGGCCGGCGAGTTGCCGAAGGCCTCAAATTCGGGCGGCGTCACTTCCGGGGTCATTTTCGGATGCCCTTTGAGCAGCTGCTCCCACCACGCTTCCCACTCGGTCTTCAGGGCGCTGATCCCGCCCACATCGGATGTGAGATTGCTGTGATCCACCGGACGGATTTTGGGTGCCATGTGACAGAGCGCCGGCTGGCCCGCACTGTCCAGTCCGGCGGCGTCTCGGACATACAGTGCAATGAGCATGGGACCCGAAGTGTCCATCGTGATTCGCCAGCCAGGACCGCCTGTGTGGTGCATCCGAATGGCCTCCCTTGGCATGTTTACTGTCTCAGTGTATTCCTGATGACTACTGACGTTAATGGCTTGCCAGCGACTGGCCAAGGCTCTCAAGATGGGACGCCAGGACGTCCCGGCACATTTCCGCGGTCATCCATTCCGGCTGAAGGAGCGCGTGCATCGTCAGTCCGTCCAGGGTGGCCAGCAGCCGCTCGGCTTCGGTCACCAGCGATTGCTGGGCCTCGCCGTCGTCGCACCCGGCCTTGCCCGGTGCGCGAAGTTCCATGACCAGCCACCCCACGGCAGCGGCCACGGCACGGTGGCTGCGGTCGGCCTCCGCTGCCAGGAACGGCCTGATCCTTGCCGCGTTCTTGAACGCCATCCACACGCAGGCATCCACGGCCCGTTCCTCGTCCAGCGGGAGGAACTGGCCCAGGAGTGTTAACACGCCGTCGCGGTGTTCCTGTGTCCCCGGCACCAGCGACTCGAGGTGCTCCCGGGACCCGGCCAGGCGTCCGGTGACCCTGTCCACCACCACCCCGAAGGAGTGGGCCAACAGATCCTCGCTGCTGGCGAAATAGTGCCGGACGGAGCCAACCGCCAGCCCGGCCTCATCCGCGACTTCGCGGAGTGAGGCACGTTCCAGCCCGTCCGCCGCGATGATCCTGAACACTGCTTCGACAACTTCCTGTCGCCGGGCTGCGGCATCGACAATTTTGGGCACCCCTATTATTTAGCACGGTTGTGCCGCCAAGGTGTGGGCAACACGGGCGGAAGCCCTATTAATTGGGATAGCGTTGAGCCCATGAGAATTCTGGTTACGGGCGGCACCGGCTATATCGGTTCGCACACAGTTCTGTCCCTGCAGGAAGCCGGCCATGAGGTAGTGGTCATCGACAACCTGGTCAATTCAAGCGAGGAGTCGCTGCGCCGCGTGGCCGAGCTCAGCGGCAAGGAAGCGGCGTTCCATAACGTTGATCTGGTGGACGAGGCCGCTGTCGATGCCGTTTTCGCCCGGGAGCGGATCGACGCGGTGATCCACTTCGCCGGCCTCAAGGCGGTGGGCGAATCAGTCCGCGGGCCGCTGAAGTACTACTACAACAACCTCGTGGGCACACTGAACCTGATCCGGGTGATGGACCGTCACGATGTCCGGTCGCTGGTGTTCAGCTCCTCAGCCACGGTGTACGGCGAGCACAACCCCATCCCGTACGTCGAGAAAATGGAGATCGGCGCCAACAACCCCTACGGGCGGACCAAGGAACAGATCGAGGACATCCTCTCGGACCTCGGCGCTGCTGACGACCGCTGGCACATCGCGCTCCTGCGCTACTTCAACCCGGTGGGCGCACACCCGTCCGGCCGGATCGGCGAAGACCCCCAGGGCATTCCCAACAACCTCGTTCCCTTCATCGCCCAGGTCGCAGTGGGCCGCCGCGACAAGCTGATGGTCTTCGGCGGCGACTACGACACGCCCGACGGCACGTGCCTGCGTGACTACATCCACGTCGTCGACCTCGCCGAGGGCCATGTTGCGGCCCTGAACCACGTGGCTGACCGCACGGGGGTGTTCCGCTGGAACCTCGGCTCCGGCAAGGGCTCGTCGGTGCTGGAGGTCCTTCACTCCTTCGAAAAGGCCGTGGGCCACGAGCTCCCCTACGAGATCACCGGCCGCCGGGCCGGAGACCTTCCCGCGTTCTGGGCTGACGCCACGTCGGCGCTGGCGGACCTGAGCTGGTCCACTACGAAGACCGTGGACCAGATGTGCGAGGACCATTGGCGCTGGCAGAAGAACAACCCGATGGGTTACGACTCCTGACGCCCCTGCATCGACGTTAAACTACGACGCCGGCCACGCACCTTGGGTGCGTGGCCGGCGTCGTGATTTGGGCGCTCTCCCGTTACACGGACGGGTAGTTGCGCTCAGGCTCTCCTGTGTAGAGCTGGCGCGGGCGGCCGATCTTGGTGTTCGGATCGCTGATCATTTCGCGCCACTGGGCAATCCAGCCGGGCAGGCGGCCGATGGCGAACAGGACGGTGAACATCTTCTCCGGGAAGCCCATGGCCTTGTAGATCAGGCCGGTGTAGAAGTCCACGTTGGGGTAGAGCTTGCGCTGGATGAAGTAATCGTCATTCAGGGCCTTCTCTTCGAGGCGCAGGGCGATCTCCAGGAGTTCGTCGTTGCCGCCGAGCTTAGTGAGGATCTCGTGCGCCGTGGCCTTGACGATTTTGGCACGCGGGTCGTAGTTCTTGTAGACGCGGTGTCCGAAGCCCATGAGGCGAACGCCGTCTTCCTTGTTCTTGACCTTCTCCATATAGTCCTCAGGCTTGGTGCCGTCGGCCTGGATCTGGCGGAGCATCTTCAGTACGGCCTCGTTGGCGCCGCCGTGGGCGGGGCCAAAGAGGGCGTTGATGCCTGCCGACACGGAGGCGAAGAGGTTGGCGTTGGACGAGCCGACCAGCCGGACCGTGGAGGTGGAGCAGTTCTGCTCGTGGTCGGCGTGCAGGATGAGGAGCAGGTCCAGCGCCTTGGCGACTACCGGGTCCACCTCGTACTGCTCGGCCGGGAGGCCGAAGCTCAGGCGCAGGAAGTTCTCCACGAGGTTGTGGGAGTTGTCCGGGTAGAGCATCGGCTGGCCGATGCTCTTCTTCAGGGCGTAGGCGGCAATGACCGGCATCTTGGCCAAGAGTCGGTAGGTGGAGACCTCCACCTGCTCGGCGTTGAACGGGTCCAGCGAGTCCTGGTAGAACGTGGAGAGCGCGGACACGGCCGAGGACAGCACCGGCATAGGGTGGGCGTCCCGCGGGAAGCCGCTGAAGAAGCCCTTGAGCTCTTCGTGCAGCAGGGTGTGGTGGCGGATCCGCTGGTCAAAGGCTTCCAGCTCGATGGCGGTCGGCAGGTTGCCGTAGATGAGCAGGTAAGAGACTTCCAGGAAGCTCGAGTGCTGGGCGAGCTGCTCGATCGGGTAGCCGCGGTAGCGCAGGATGCCGGCGTCGCCGTCGATGTAGGTGATGGCGGACGTGGTGGCCGCGGTGTTCATGAAACCGGGGTCAAAGGCAACGGCACCGGTCTGCTTCAGCAGCTTGGAAACGTCGTAGCCTTCGTTTCCTTCTACAACCTGGATGCGCGGGAGTTCGAGCTCGCCGCCGGCATGGCGCAGGGTTGCGCTGGTGGTCTCAGTCATGGAGTCTCCTCATGAGGCGTCAGGGCCTCTCTGTAGAAAGCTTGATCCAACATCTGGTGAAGCCGCCCGAGGAGCCTGCATGGACAGGGATTCCAACGGCCGGGCTACCTTCTTGTAGAAAGCCACCATTGATAGTCAGTTAAAAAGTACCGCTCCTGGCAAGGTGGCACTAATCCGGTAGTGCCAAAATGCCCAAAAAACGCCCCACTTGTGTCGCGTGTCACACCATTGTTACGGACCTGCGGCAGTTAGGGCCCGGTGGTCAGCCGCGCCACTGCCGCATCGATCCGTTCGTCCGCGGCCGTGAGCGCCACGCGAATAAACCCGTTGCCTGCATCGCCGTAGAAAACGCCGGGGCCCACCACGATGCCGATCTCGGCGAGCCTGCCCACGGTGTCCCACGTGGCTTCACCGGCAGTGCACCACAGGTACAGCCCGGCCTGCGATTCGTGAATCGTCAGCCCGAACGCCTCGAGTGCCGGCACGATCCGTTCCCGCCGGCCGCGGTACAGGTCCTTCTGGGCCTGCACGTGGGCGTCGTCGCCGAGCGCCACGCGCATGGCTTCCTGCACGGGGTACGGAACAATCATGCCGGCGTGCTTGCGGCTGTTGACCAGGTTCGCCATGATGACCGGATCCCCGGCCACGAAGGCCGCACGGTAGCCCGCCAGGTTGGACTGCTTGCTCAGCGAGTACACCGCCAGCAGGCCCTCGTGGGAACTCCCGGCCACATGCGGATCAAGGATGCTGGGAACCGGCTGACCGCCCCGCTGGACGTCCCACTCCCCCCAGCCGAGTTCTGCGTAGCATTCGTCGGAGGCCACCACGGCGCCGAGTGCTCGGGCCTGGTCGACTATCCGCTTGAGCGACTCCGTGTCGCGGACGCTTCCGGTGGGGTTGGCCGGGGAGTTGACCCAGACGAGCCGAACCCGGGCCCTCGTGTCCTCGTCCAGTTCGTCGAGGTCGTCAGCGGCGACCTGTTCGGCCCCAGCGAAGGTCGCACCAATGTCGTAGGTGGGGTACGCCACGGTAGGACGGACGACGACGTCGCCCGGTTTCAGTCCCAGCAGGAACGGCAGCCACGCCACGAGTTCCTTGGAGCCGACCGTAGGCATCACGTGCCGGGGATCAAGTCCTGGGACGCCGCGGCGACGTTCAAACCAGTCCGCGATGGCCCTGCGCAGCGCCGGAGTGCCATGCACTGTGGGGTATCCGGGCGCGTCAGCTGCCCGTTGGAGCGCTTCCTGGACCAGCGAAGGGGTGTGGTCCACGGGAGTGCCGATTGAAAGATTTACCGCTCCGCCGGGGTGCTGCGCGGCCTTGGCAAGATACGGTGCCATGGCCTCCCACGGGTAGTCGGGCAGGCTGAGGCCAAAGCTTCGTACCGCAGATGTCACGCCTGGCGCCTCAGTGATCCTGGTTCTGGAGCGGCAAGGCGGCAATCATCGGGTGGTCGGTGTGGGTGTTGCCCACCTTGGCCGCACCGCCCGGCGACCCCAGTTCGTCAAAGAACTCGACATTGGCCTTGTAGTAGTCGGCCCACTCGTCAGGGGTGTCGTCCTCGTAGTAGATCGCTTCCACGGGGCAGACAGGCTCGCAGGCGCCGCAGTCGACGCATTCGTCCGGGTGGATGTAGAGGGACCGCTCGCCCTCATAGATGCAGTCGACCGGGCACTCCTCAATACATGCCTTGTCCTTGACATCTACACACGGCTGCGCGATTACGTACGTCACGTCCCTTGCCTCTCCACGTTGGTCCGGCACCTGGCCGGTGATCATTTCCGGCCTGAGCGCCGGACTGCTGACTTCTGAGCCTATTATCTCCCAGCCTGTTCCCGCGAACCTAGCGGCGCGTCATACAAGCCTGACGTCATACAAGCTCAGCGTCCTACTATGAAGTGGTGAGTTCGCAGATCCCCGCTCCCCGGCAGTTCCTTGCAGGCGCCTCCCTGGGCACCAGGGTGGTGGTGCGTTACAGGATATCGGATGGCCTCACGGATGCGCTGGGCGACCTCGTGGGGATGAGCGACGCCGAATGCACTGTCCGCACCCGGCGGTCCGACGTCGTCATCCCGCTGGACCTCGTGGTGGCAGCCAAACCGGTTCCGCCGGCGCCGCCGCGCCGGAACCCGCGCCCCGCTCCCTAAAAGCCCGCTCCCTAGCCGCCCGCTGCCAGGGCCAGCAGGGGCAGGAGCGTGAACACCAGGGTCCCGGAGGAGTTTGTGCCGGCGGTACACATCACGATGCGGCTGGGCGGTCACGGCGTCGGCCTCGCAGGAGTGATTGGCATGTGCCAATCACTTGTTGGTTACACTTTCCCTTATGGATCGGCCAGCGGAGGACGCGGATGCAGATGTTGTGGCCAAAGGCCGCGCCCTTAGCTCTCCGCTGCGGCTGCGGATCCTGCGGTTATGCTTGCACCAGTCCCGGACCAATAAGGAAATCGCGGAGCTACTCGACCTCAATCCGGCCTCGAGCCTGCACCACGTCAGGACGCTCGTGCGGACCGGGTTCCTGGTGGCGGAGCAGCGGCGCAAAGGCAACCGGGGCGCCGTCGAAGTCCCCTACATCGCGAGCCGCAAGTCCTGGCACACGCCCGTCGACAACGTGGCACCCGTGCTGATAGAGACGTTCCTGCAGGAGACCAGGGATCTTCCGCCGGAGGATATCGAGGTCTGGCGGCTCGGCGTCAAATTCAATGCTGCCCGCCGGGACGAAATGCTCGGGAAGCTTCGGGCCGTCATCGAGGAGTACATCGCGCTCCCGGCGGACGACGACGGCGAGGCCACCTCGCTGATGATCGCGCACCACCGGGACCCAACAGCGGGATGACGCGGAACGGATGGCCCCGTCCGCCTGACGCGATGTCAGGACGGCGGCTGCCGCGGCCGGTAGCGCCGGCACCAGGCGAGCATCAGGAGCGTTGCCCCGGCGATGCCGTAAACCCAAAGAGTCCCCGGCAGGTCACCCGAAATGAGGCGTTTGCCCGGCTCCAGTGCCGACAACCAGCCGGCCAGGACATAGCAGAGCACCCCGCACACCGCCGTCGGGATCGCCGACCGGAAGGCGGCCCCGAGCAACAGTTGGACCGAGGCGAGGAGAACCAGCGCCGCCACGGCACCCCACGGGAGGACGACGCCGGACACCATCAACTGCTGGCGGTGCAGTGCGGTACCTGCCGTGGCAGCAAAAAGAGCTGCCGGCACGGCGGCGGCAATGCCGCCTGCCATGCCGGCAGCTCTATTGTTCACGAGGGTGATGATCCGGACGTGCGGGATCAGACCTTGGCGCGGGCGCGGTTGGACTTGGCACGCTCGTTGGTGTCCAGGATGAGCTTCCGGATGCGGATGGACTCCGGGGTAACCTCAACGCACTCGTCTTCGCGGGCGAATTCAAGGGACTCTTCGAGGGTCAGGTCGCGCGGCGGCGTCAGGTTCTCGAAGGTGTCCGAGGAAGCGGCACGCATGTTGGTGAGCTTCTTTTCCTTGGTGATGTTCACGTCCATGTCGTCGGCGCGGGAGTTCTCGCCAACGATCATGCCCTCGTAGACCTCGGAGGTGGGCTTGACGAAGAAGGAGCCACGTTCCTGCAGGTTGATCATGGCGAACGGCGTCACAACACCGGCGCGGTCGGCGATCATTGAACCGTTGGTGCGGTACTCGATCGGGCCGGCCCACGGCTCGTAGCCTTCGGAGATCGAGGCCGCGATGCCGGCGCCGCGGGTGTCCGTGAGGAACTTGGTGCGGAAGCCGATCAGGCCACGGGCCGGAACGATGAATTCCATGCGGCACCAGCCGGTGCCGTGGTTGGCCATGTTGGTCATGCGGCCCTTGCGGGCAGCCATGAGCTGGGTGACGGCGCCGAGGTACTCTTCGGGCACGTCGATGGTCATGTGCTCCATGGGCTCGTGGATCTTGCCGTCGATGGTCTTGGTGACCACCTGCGGCTTGCCGACGGTCAGTTCGAAGCCTTCGCGGCGCATCTGCTCAACCAGGATGGCAAGGGCGAGCTCGCCACGGCCCTGGACTTCCCAGGCGTCGGGACGCTCGGTGGGCAGAACCTTGATGGAGACGTTACCGATCAGTTCCTTGTCCAGGCGGTCCTTCACCTGGCGGGCCGTAACCTTGGCGCCCTTGACCTTGCCGGCCAGCGGGGAGGTGTTGATACCGATGGTCATGGAGATCGCGGGATCGTCCACGGTGATCAGCGGCAGCGGCTGCGGGTTCTCGGCGTCAGTCAGGGTCTCACCGATGGTGATCTCTTCGATGCCGGCGACAGCGACGATCTCGCCCGGGCCCGCGGACTCGGTCGGAACGCGGTCAAGTGCCTTGGTGGCCAGGAGTTCGGTGATCTTGACGTTCTTCAGTTCGCCGTTGGCACGTGCCCATGCGACGGTCTGGCCTTTGCGCAGGGTGCCGTTGTAGATGCGGAGCAGAGCCAGGCGGCCCAGGAACGGCGAGGCGTCAAGGTTGGTGACGTGCGCCTGCAGGACGCCGTTCGGGTTGTACGTCGGTGCGGGGATGTGCTCGATGATGGTCTTGAACAGCGGCTCGAGGTCCTCGTTTTCCGGAGCCGTGCCGTCGGCCGGCTGCTCGAGGGAGGCGCGGCCAACCTTGGCGGCTGCGTAGACGACAGGAACTTCGAGGATCTTGTCCAGGTCCAGGTCCGGAACTTCGTCCGCGAGGTCCG
This genomic window from Arthrobacter sp. 24S4-2 contains:
- the dapD gene encoding 2,3,4,5-tetrahydropyridine-2,6-dicarboxylate N-succinyltransferase, which codes for MTETAAASAVPADRSASVDARSAYGYGVATISTLKGEGTVLDVWYPAPALGTAADSLRDVGNADPVLAEIAAAGADADRSTEQQVVFVQIKLDEAPADTADAYLRLHLLSHRLVQPNTINLDGIFGKLPNVVWTNFGPASVDGFELTRAKLRRRGAVTVYGVDKFPRMVDYVVPAGVRIADADRVRLGAHLAEGTTVMHEGFVNFNAGTLGTSMVEGRISAGVVTGDGTDVGGGASIMGTLSGGGKEKISLGERVLLGANSGVGISIGDDSVVEAGLYVTAGTRVRVIGPKDADGEDTTRVVKAVELSGVPNLLFRRNSTSGAVEVLPRKGQTVELNEALHAN
- a CDS encoding TetR/AcrR family transcriptional regulator, whose translation is MPKIVDAAARRQEVVEAVFRIIAADGLERASLREVADEAGLAVGSVRHYFASSEDLLAHSFGVVVDRVTGRLAGSREHLESLVPGTQEHRDGVLTLLGQFLPLDEERAVDACVWMAFKNAARIRPFLAAEADRSHRAVAAAVGWLVMELRAPGKAGCDDGEAQQSLVTEAERLLATLDGLTMHALLQPEWMTAEMCRDVLASHLESLGQSLASH
- the galE gene encoding UDP-glucose 4-epimerase GalE — its product is MRILVTGGTGYIGSHTVLSLQEAGHEVVVIDNLVNSSEESLRRVAELSGKEAAFHNVDLVDEAAVDAVFARERIDAVIHFAGLKAVGESVRGPLKYYYNNLVGTLNLIRVMDRHDVRSLVFSSSATVYGEHNPIPYVEKMEIGANNPYGRTKEQIEDILSDLGAADDRWHIALLRYFNPVGAHPSGRIGEDPQGIPNNLVPFIAQVAVGRRDKLMVFGGDYDTPDGTCLRDYIHVVDLAEGHVAALNHVADRTGVFRWNLGSGKGSSVLEVLHSFEKAVGHELPYEITGRRAGDLPAFWADATSALADLSWSTTKTVDQMCEDHWRWQKNNPMGYDS
- a CDS encoding citrate synthase; the protein is MTETTSATLRHAGGELELPRIQVVEGNEGYDVSKLLKQTGAVAFDPGFMNTAATTSAITYIDGDAGILRYRGYPIEQLAQHSSFLEVSYLLIYGNLPTAIELEAFDQRIRHHTLLHEELKGFFSGFPRDAHPMPVLSSAVSALSTFYQDSLDPFNAEQVEVSTYRLLAKMPVIAAYALKKSIGQPMLYPDNSHNLVENFLRLSFGLPAEQYEVDPVVAKALDLLLILHADHEQNCSTSTVRLVGSSNANLFASVSAGINALFGPAHGGANEAVLKMLRQIQADGTKPEDYMEKVKNKEDGVRLMGFGHRVYKNYDPRAKIVKATAHEILTKLGGNDELLEIALRLEEKALNDDYFIQRKLYPNVDFYTGLIYKAMGFPEKMFTVLFAIGRLPGWIAQWREMISDPNTKIGRPRQLYTGEPERNYPSV
- the dapC gene encoding succinyldiaminopimelate transaminase — its product is MTSAVRSFGLSLPDYPWEAMAPYLAKAAQHPGGAVNLSIGTPVDHTPSLVQEALQRAADAPGYPTVHGTPALRRAIADWFERRRGVPGLDPRHVMPTVGSKELVAWLPFLLGLKPGDVVVRPTVAYPTYDIGATFAGAEQVAADDLDELDEDTRARVRLVWVNSPANPTGSVRDTESLKRIVDQARALGAVVASDECYAELGWGEWDVQRGGQPVPSILDPHVAGSSHEGLLAVYSLSKQSNLAGYRAAFVAGDPVIMANLVNSRKHAGMIVPYPVQEAMRVALGDDAHVQAQKDLYRGRRERIVPALEAFGLTIHESQAGLYLWCTAGEATWDTVGRLAEIGIVVGPGVFYGDAGNGFIRVALTAADERIDAAVARLTTGP
- the fdxA gene encoding ferredoxin, with product MTYVIAQPCVDVKDKACIEECPVDCIYEGERSLYIHPDECVDCGACEPVCPVEAIYYEDDTPDEWADYYKANVEFFDELGSPGGAAKVGNTHTDHPMIAALPLQNQDH
- a CDS encoding helix-turn-helix domain-containing protein, whose amino-acid sequence is MDRPAEDADADVVAKGRALSSPLRLRILRLCLHQSRTNKEIAELLDLNPASSLHHVRTLVRTGFLVAEQRRKGNRGAVEVPYIASRKSWHTPVDNVAPVLIETFLQETRDLPPEDIEVWRLGVKFNAARRDEMLGKLRAVIEEYIALPADDDGEATSLMIAHHRDPTAG
- the typA gene encoding translational GTPase TypA codes for the protein MSETTTNTAVATASRSDLRNVAIVAHVDHGKTTLVDAMLKQTNSFAEHNHLEDRVMDSGDLEREKGITILAKNTTVAYNGPSSKGETITINVIDTPGHADFGGEVERGLSMVDGVVLLVDASEGPLPQTRFVLRKALAAHLPVILLVNKTDRPDARIDEVVHESMDLLLGLASDLADEVPDLDLDKILEVPVVYAAAKVGRASLEQPADGTAPENEDLEPLFKTIIEHIPAPTYNPNGVLQAHVTNLDASPFLGRLALLRIYNGTLRKGQTVAWARANGELKNVKITELLATKALDRVPTESAGPGEIVAVAGIEEITIGETLTDAENPQPLPLITVDDPAISMTIGINTSPLAGKVKGAKVTARQVKDRLDKELIGNVSIKVLPTERPDAWEVQGRGELALAILVEQMRREGFELTVGKPQVVTKTIDGKIHEPMEHMTIDVPEEYLGAVTQLMAARKGRMTNMANHGTGWCRMEFIVPARGLIGFRTKFLTDTRGAGIAASISEGYEPWAGPIEYRTNGSMIADRAGVVTPFAMINLQERGSFFVKPTSEVYEGMIVGENSRADDMDVNITKEKKLTNMRAASSDTFENLTPPRDLTLEESLEFAREDECVEVTPESIRIRKLILDTNERAKSNRARAKV